In Desulfovibrionales bacterium, one genomic interval encodes:
- a CDS encoding Ada metal-binding domain-containing protein → MPVRRYVSLILVLMFAFTLVSFSVQAAEKTATKEEPAFVGSAKGGKYHLPSCKLAKKIKQENMVTFKDVAEAEKKGYEPCKSCIPAPTAAKPAAKTQK, encoded by the coding sequence ATGCCAGTTAGAAGGTACGTCTCGTTAATTCTAGTCTTGATGTTCGCGTTTACTCTGGTCTCATTCTCTGTGCAAGCTGCCGAGAAGACGGCTACAAAAGAAGAACCGGCTTTTGTAGGTTCAGCTAAAGGAGGCAAGTATCACCTGCCCTCCTGCAAACTGGCCAAAAAGATCAAACAGGAAAACATGGTCACTTTCAAGGACGTAGCAGAAGCTGAAAAAAAGGGATATGAACCCTGCAAGTCCTGTATCCCGGCTCCGACAGCGGCAAAACCGGCTGCCAAGACACAGAAATAA
- the gmd gene encoding GDP-mannose 4,6-dehydratase, translating to MKRALITGITGQDGSYLAELLLSKGYEAHGIIRRSSSFNTDRIDHIYQDPHKPGCRLFLHYGDLSDGTGLRRILEKIRPEEVYNLGAQSHVRVSFDEPEYTADVVALGTLRLLEAVRDFQDRTGTRVKFYQACSSEMFGKVLEIPQKETTPFYPRSPYAAAKVYAYWQTVNYREAYGLFACNGILFNHESPRRGETFVTRKITRAAGRIKLGLQEKLYLGNLNAKRDWGFAGDYVEAMWLMLQQEEPDDYIIATGKNYSVKEFLEKVFSKLELEWERYVETDPRYFRPTEVDALLGDATKARQKLGWNPRVEIDQLVDMMVEHDLELARQEKTLRDAGHLVSIRQNCE from the coding sequence ATGAAACGGGCTTTAATCACCGGTATCACGGGACAGGACGGATCATATCTGGCCGAACTCCTGCTTTCCAAAGGCTATGAAGCGCACGGCATTATCCGCCGTTCCTCTTCATTTAACACGGATAGAATAGATCATATCTATCAGGACCCCCATAAGCCGGGTTGCCGCCTTTTTCTCCACTACGGCGACCTGTCCGACGGCACAGGACTCCGGAGAATCCTGGAAAAGATACGGCCGGAAGAGGTCTATAACCTCGGCGCCCAGTCGCATGTCCGGGTATCCTTTGATGAACCGGAATATACGGCCGATGTCGTGGCCCTGGGAACGCTGAGATTATTGGAAGCCGTGCGGGACTTTCAGGACAGGACAGGGACGCGGGTAAAGTTCTATCAGGCCTGTTCTTCCGAGATGTTCGGCAAGGTCCTGGAAATTCCTCAAAAAGAGACCACACCCTTTTATCCGCGCAGTCCCTATGCCGCGGCCAAGGTCTATGCCTACTGGCAGACCGTGAATTACCGGGAGGCTTACGGCCTGTTTGCCTGTAACGGCATACTTTTCAATCACGAGTCTCCGAGACGCGGTGAGACGTTTGTCACCCGTAAGATCACCCGGGCGGCCGGCCGGATTAAACTGGGGCTTCAGGAAAAATTGTACCTCGGCAATCTGAACGCCAAGCGCGACTGGGGATTTGCCGGCGACTATGTGGAAGCCATGTGGCTGATGCTCCAGCAGGAAGAACCGGACGATTATATCATTGCCACTGGTAAGAATTATTCGGTCAAGGAATTCCTGGAAAAAGTATTTTCGAAACTGGAGTTAGAATGGGAAAGATATGTAGAAACCGATCCGCGCTACTTCAGGCCGACTGAGGTGGATGCCTTGCTGGGCGACGCTACCAAGGCTAGACAGAAACTAGGCTGGAATCCAAGGGTTGAGATCGATCAGTTGGTAGATATGATGGTTGAGCACGACCTGGAGCTGGCCAGACAGGAAAAAACCCTGAGAGACGCGGGACATCTGGTATCGATCAGGCAAAATTGTGAATAG
- the cysC gene encoding adenylyl-sulfate kinase: protein MENHVIWHNGYVNRSDRNRLNNHKSGLVWFTGLSASGKSTIAHHVEKELFNRGIRVYVLDGDNIRHGLNSNLGFSPGDRKENLRRIVELSKLFAEAGILVIAAFISPFRTDREYIRSRFEGDNFLEIYVKCPVEECERRDPKGQYKKARAGIIKEYTGVSSPYEEPLNPDLVIETEKLSLEDAVQKVLKFLDDKKFISY from the coding sequence ATGGAAAATCACGTCATCTGGCATAATGGATACGTAAACAGGTCAGACAGAAACCGTCTGAATAACCACAAAAGCGGGCTCGTCTGGTTCACCGGTCTTTCGGCCTCCGGCAAGTCCACCATTGCCCATCATGTGGAGAAGGAATTATTCAACAGAGGAATTCGCGTCTATGTCCTGGATGGCGACAATATCCGCCACGGGCTGAACAGTAATCTTGGCTTTAGTCCTGGAGACCGAAAAGAGAACCTTCGCAGGATAGTTGAGTTGTCAAAACTTTTTGCGGAGGCCGGAATACTTGTCATCGCGGCCTTCATCTCTCCTTTCCGGACAGACCGGGAATACATAAGAAGCCGGTTTGAAGGGGATAACTTCCTGGAGATATACGTAAAGTGCCCGGTTGAAGAGTGTGAACGGCGTGATCCCAAGGGGCAATACAAAAAAGCCCGGGCCGGGATTATCAAAGAATATACAGGGGTTTCTTCTCCTTACGAGGAACCGCTGAACCCCGACCTGGTGATAGAGACAGAAAAGTTAAGCCTTGAAGATGCCGTGCAGAAGGTACTGAAATTTCTGGATGATAAAAAATTTATATCGTATTGA
- a CDS encoding phosphomannomutase/phosphoglucomutase has protein sequence MNPAIFREYDIRGIVDKDLSEEVVRDIGRAYGTVICRNGLRNVTVGRDGRLSSERFQKALIEGILETGCNVTDVGLCPTPLLYFSIFHLQKDGGVQVTGSHNPPEFNGFKLCVGKETIHGEAIQGLKKIIEARDFTSGTGSLSSFPIIPAYLHYIEQNISLKRPLKVVIDAGNGAGGLVAPDLFRYFGCEVTELYCEVDGRFPNHFPDPTIPEHLGDLIKLVTSKRADFGVGYDGDADRLGVVDEKGNILFGDRLLILFARQILKANPAAAVIGEVKCSQTLYDDIAKNGGRPIMWKAGHSLIKSKLREEKALLAGEMSGHIFFADRYLGFDDAIYSSLRLAEIVARSERPLSELLSDVPKTFSTPEIRVPCPDESKFAVVERVKEYFQAHYETIDIDGVRIVFDDGWGLIRASNTQPVLVLRFEALSAERLDEIRDLVEGKLKELTG, from the coding sequence GTGAATCCGGCTATTTTCAGAGAGTACGACATCAGAGGCATTGTAGATAAAGACCTGAGTGAAGAGGTGGTACGCGACATCGGCCGCGCCTATGGAACCGTTATCTGCAGAAATGGCTTAAGAAATGTCACCGTGGGCCGGGACGGGCGGCTGAGTTCGGAACGTTTTCAGAAGGCCCTGATCGAAGGCATCCTGGAGACAGGTTGCAACGTTACAGACGTGGGCCTCTGCCCCACGCCGCTCCTTTACTTCTCCATCTTCCATCTTCAGAAAGACGGCGGGGTCCAGGTGACCGGCAGCCACAACCCCCCGGAGTTCAACGGCTTCAAGCTCTGTGTGGGAAAAGAGACCATACATGGGGAGGCCATCCAGGGGCTGAAAAAGATCATCGAGGCCAGGGATTTTACTTCAGGGACAGGCTCTTTATCCTCATTTCCCATAATTCCCGCCTATCTGCATTACATAGAACAAAACATCTCTCTTAAGCGGCCATTAAAAGTAGTTATAGATGCCGGAAATGGCGCCGGAGGGCTGGTGGCGCCCGATCTCTTCCGGTATTTTGGCTGCGAGGTTACAGAGCTTTACTGCGAAGTGGACGGGAGATTCCCCAATCACTTCCCCGATCCTACTATCCCCGAACATCTGGGCGATCTTATAAAACTGGTGACCTCGAAGAGGGCTGATTTCGGTGTCGGCTACGACGGCGATGCCGATCGCCTGGGCGTAGTGGACGAAAAGGGCAACATCCTTTTCGGCGACCGGCTTCTCATTCTATTCGCACGTCAGATACTAAAGGCCAATCCCGCCGCGGCCGTCATCGGAGAAGTCAAATGTTCCCAGACCCTTTATGATGATATCGCCAAAAACGGCGGCAGGCCCATCATGTGGAAGGCCGGGCATTCCCTTATAAAGAGCAAGTTAAGGGAAGAAAAGGCCCTTTTGGCCGGTGAGATGAGCGGACATATCTTCTTTGCCGATCGTTATCTCGGCTTTGATGACGCCATCTATAGTTCCCTCCGTCTGGCCGAAATTGTCGCCCGGTCCGAACGGCCGTTGAGCGAACTCCTCTCCGACGTGCCGAAGACCTTTTCCACTCCGGAGATCAGGGTCCCCTGTCCCGATGAATCCAAGTTTGCCGTGGTGGAAAGGGTCAAGGAATACTTTCAAGCCCACTATGAGACCATCGACATAGACGGCGTGCGCATTGTATTCGATGACGGCTGGGGGCTTATCCGGGCCTCGAATACCCAGC
- a CDS encoding GDP-L-fucose synthase, whose amino-acid sequence MEKDSKIYVAGYRGLVGSAIARHLKALGYTNLILLTSQELDLKRQSEVEAFFARERPEYVFVAAARVGGILANNTYPADFIYDNIAIQTNLIHASYMNGVKKLLFLGSSCIYPRHCPQPMKEKYLLTGPLEPTNEPYAVAKIAGIKMCQSYNRQYGTNFMSVMPTNLYGPNDNFDLETSHVLPALIRKFYLAQLTLEKDREGLARDEAQYGSIPGDVKAALGIAPYPSRLTPHVTVWGSGSPRREFLHVDDLADACIFIMRHINATAAAAVDSDIINIGCGQDLAIKELAELTREVVGLEGELIFDTTKPDGTPRKLLDVSKLKGLGWEPRIGLRDGIRRTYEWYRQSGKDTFTRKERIDD is encoded by the coding sequence ATGGAAAAGGATTCTAAAATATATGTAGCCGGCTATCGCGGCTTGGTGGGATCGGCCATCGCCCGCCATCTTAAAGCCCTGGGTTATACCAACCTGATCCTGCTAACCAGCCAGGAACTGGACTTGAAGAGACAGTCCGAAGTCGAGGCATTCTTTGCCCGGGAAAGGCCGGAATATGTCTTTGTGGCCGCAGCCAGAGTAGGCGGGATTCTGGCCAACAACACCTATCCCGCTGACTTCATTTACGACAATATCGCCATCCAGACGAACCTGATCCACGCTTCCTATATGAACGGCGTCAAAAAGCTGCTGTTTTTAGGCAGCTCCTGCATTTATCCGAGGCATTGCCCCCAGCCCATGAAAGAGAAATATCTTCTAACCGGCCCGCTCGAGCCTACCAATGAGCCCTATGCGGTGGCCAAGATCGCCGGTATAAAGATGTGTCAGTCCTATAACCGTCAATACGGGACCAACTTTATGAGCGTCATGCCTACCAATCTTTACGGGCCAAATGATAATTTCGACCTGGAGACATCGCATGTGCTCCCGGCCTTAATTCGCAAGTTTTATCTCGCCCAATTGACCCTGGAGAAGGATCGGGAAGGCCTTGCCCGCGATGAGGCGCAATATGGGTCTATTCCCGGGGATGTTAAGGCTGCGCTTGGCATAGCGCCTTACCCCTCACGCCTCACCCCTCACGTAACCGTCTGGGGTAGCGGAAGTCCCCGTCGTGAGTTTCTGCACGTAGATGACCTCGCGGATGCCTGCATCTTTATTATGAGGCATATTAATGCCACAGCCGCTGCCGCGGTCGATTCAGACATTATAAACATCGGCTGCGGCCAGGACCTTGCTATCAAGGAATTGGCTGAATTGACAAGAGAAGTGGTCGGTTTGGAGGGTGAGCTTATATTCGATACTACCAAACCCGATGGTACGCCTCGAAAACTTCTTGACGTCAGCAAATTAAAAGGACTTGGCTGGGAGCCCAGAATCGGCCTGAGAGACGGCATCCGGCGGACGTACGAGTGGTACCGCCAATCGGGAAAAGATACATTTACCAGAAAAGAGAGGATAGACGACTGA
- a CDS encoding type II toxin-antitoxin system RelE/ParE family toxin, which yields MRIKWLGDAVNDLIEIRSYIATDNPSAARNVAEQIKKEVGHLKEHSCLGRPGRVEGTRELIISGFPYTIPYRVRNDVIEILRVLHGARKWPEEL from the coding sequence ATGCGAATAAAATGGTTGGGCGATGCTGTTAATGATCTCATTGAGATTCGAAGCTACATTGCAACCGACAATCCCAGCGCTGCCCGCAATGTGGCGGAGCAGATCAAGAAAGAAGTCGGTCATCTTAAGGAACATTCATGTCTGGGAAGGCCGGGAAGAGTAGAGGGGACTCGTGAGCTTATCATTTCAGGTTTTCCTTACACCATTCCTTACCGGGTGAGGAATGATGTGATTGAAATTCTTCGTGTACTGCATGGGGCAAGAAAATGGCCGGAAGAATTGTGA
- a CDS encoding CopG family ribbon-helix-helix protein — MGTTLTIRIDDQTKKRLEHLAMATARSKSYLVNSAIKEFIAANEWQVQEIKKAVKKSDQPDAKFIDHEEVLTWLDTWGSDKEKEPPKCE, encoded by the coding sequence ATGGGCACAACTTTAACAATAAGGATAGATGATCAGACAAAGAAAAGGCTTGAACACCTTGCGATGGCCACTGCACGATCGAAATCCTATCTTGTGAACAGCGCAATCAAGGAGTTTATTGCGGCTAATGAATGGCAGGTGCAAGAGATAAAAAAGGCGGTCAAAAAGTCTGATCAACCGGATGCGAAATTTATAGACCATGAAGAGGTCTTGACATGGCTTGATACCTGGGGTTCCGATAAAGAGAAAGAGCCTCCAAAATGCGAATAA
- a CDS encoding DUF104 domain-containing protein, producing the protein MTIIVKSKIERGSIRLPKKVRLPEGMRVMVRIEPILKIREKREIVSELCGAWSDDP; encoded by the coding sequence ATGACCATTATTGTAAAAAGTAAAATTGAGAGGGGATCTATTCGGCTTCCCAAAAAGGTTCGTTTACCGGAAGGCATGCGGGTTATGGTAAGAATCGAGCCGATTCTTAAGATCAGAGAAAAAAGAGAGATCGTTTCAGAATTATGTGGAGCTTGGTCTGATGATCCTTAG